Part of the Natrialbaceae archaeon AArc-T1-2 genome, TGCAAGACGCCGAGATCGGTTCGGTGATCGTCGTCGACGACGACAACAGCCCCGAAGGGATCCTCACACGAACGGACTTCGTCGAACTCGCAGCCGCGGAGGAGTCGGCGGCCGACACCGACGTCCGGTCGGTGATGGAGACCGACGTCGTCGACGTCCCGGCCGACGAATCGCTCGAGACAGCCGTCGAGGCGATGACCGACCACGGCGTCCACCACCTCCCCATCGTCACCGACGCCGGCGAGATCGTCGGCGTCGTTACGACGACCGACCTGGCGGAGACCTCCTACGACGGCCCGTCGTAGGCGTCTCCCGCTCGATCGGCGTCCGGTTCGACACCCTAAAGCGGCCGGACTCTGTGGTTCGGATATGGAGTACCACGAGGCGGCGAACTTTCTCTTCGATCTGCGTCGCTTCCGGCCCAAGCCCGGCACGGAGTCGACGGCGGCCTTTCTCGAACACCTCGGGAATCCACACGACGGCGTCGACTGTATCCAGATCGCCGGCTCGAACGGGAAAGGGAGCACGGCACGCATGCTCGAGCGGTCGCTTCGCGAGACGGGGCTGTCGGTCGGACTCTACACCTCGCCACACCTCGATGACCTTCGTGAGCGGATCCGGATCGACGGTCGCAAGATTCCTCGCGCCGACGTCTGCGAGTTCGTCGAGCGGGCCCGCGAGTACGTCACCGACCGCGCGGCCGACGGGGAGTCGCCGACGTTTTTCGAGACGATGACGACGCTCGCGCTGTGGCAGTTCGGCCGCGAGGACGTCGACGTCGCCGTCCTCGAGGTCGGCATCGGCGGCAGGTACGACGCGACGAGCGTCGTCGATCCGATCGCGAGTGCGGTCACCAGCGTTTCGCTCGAGCACACGAGCGTCATCGGTGAGACGCGCGCCGAGATCGCCCGCGACAAAGCCCACGTCGCCCCCGCCGACGCGTCGCTCGTGACCGCCGTCGAGGGGGACGCGCTGGCGGCGGTCGAGGAGGTGGCCGACGACGTCGTCACCGTCGGTACGGACGAAAACGCAGACGTCGAAGTCGAGTACGGCGGCCGGGTGAATCACACCGAAGCGACCGTTACCGTCGAGGGCGACGGCTGGGACCTCGAGACGCGGCTGTCGATGCTGGGCGCTCACCAGGCCGAGAACGCGGGGATCGCGGCGACGCTCACCCGCCAGGTGGCCGACGTCTCTCGGGGTGACCTCGAGTGGGGGTTGCGAAACGCCCACTGGCCCGGCCGGTTCGAG contains:
- a CDS encoding CBS domain-containing protein, translating into MTDTPVRRIMTSPVVTIRPDASLTDAARTMQDAEIGSVIVVDDDNSPEGILTRTDFVELAAAEESAADTDVRSVMETDVVDVPADESLETAVEAMTDHGVHHLPIVTDAGEIVGVVTTTDLAETSYDGPS